From a single Raphanus sativus cultivar WK10039 chromosome 3, ASM80110v3, whole genome shotgun sequence genomic region:
- the LOC130509563 gene encoding probable sodium/metabolite cotransporter BASS5, chloroplastic — MAVITTIESLLLKSHHRLLQPRDHSYPVGFHNTRRVINFPRNSFSPISLGSLSVDFPLRSDPISQNDRSRYPWRRNVSESDTNEIYNKKVSIMETLKQANSFIPHVILSSTILALLHPPSFTWFKPRYFVPGLGFMMFAVGINSNERDFLEALKRPDAIFAGYIGQYLIKPLLGYMLGVMAVSLFNLPTPVGAGIMLVSCVSGAQLSNYTTFLTDPSLAPLSIVMTSISTATAALVTPMLSLLLIGKKLPVDVIGMISSILQVVVTPIAAGLLLNRLLPRLSNAIKPFLPALTLIDMACCIGAPLALNIDSVLSPFGATILFLVIMFHLLAFVAGYFFTGFFFNKAPDVKALQRTLSYETGMQSSLLALALATKFFQDPLVGVPPAISTVVMSLMGVSLVTIWKNRKE, encoded by the exons ATGGCCGTGATTACTACTATTGAGTCTCTGTTATTAAAGTCtcatcatcgtcttcttcaacCTCGAGATCATTCATACCCAGTGGGTTTTCACAACACTCGAAGAGTTATAAATTTCCCGCGCAACAGCTTCTCACCTATTTCTCTAG GATCATTATCTGTAGATTTTCCATTACGCAGTGATCCGATTTCGCAAA ATGATAGATCGAGATATCCTTGGCGGAGAAATGTCTCAGAATCTGACACAAACGAG ATCTATAATAAGAAAGTTTCTATAATGGAAACATTAAAGCAAGCCAACTCTTTTATTCCTCATGTGATTCTCTCAAGTACAATTTTAGCTCTTCTCCACCCACCTTCTTTCACATGGTTCAAGCCAAG GTACTTTGTGCCTGGCCTAGGGTTCATGATGTTTGCTGTTGGAATCAACTCCAATGAACGAGACTTTCTTGAAGCTCTTAAAAGACCAGACGCTATTTTCGCTGGTTACATCGGACAATACTTGATAAAACCCCTCTTAGGTTATATGTTAGGTGTAATGGCTGTCTCTCTTTTCAATCTACCGACTCCTGTAGGTGCTGGGATCATGTTGGTCTCATGTGTTAGTGGAGCACAGCTATCGAACTACACAACTTTTTTAACAGATCCTTCACTCGCGCCGCTTAGTATTGTCATGACATCGATCTCAACCGCTACGGCGGCCCTCGTTACACCCATGCTTTCTCTCTTACTCATTGGTAAAAAGCTTCCCGTGGACGTGATTGGGATGATCTCTAGCATTCTGCAAGTTGTGGTTACACCTATTGCCGCAGGACTACTTCTAAACCG GTTATTGCCAAGGTTGTCCAATGCAATCAAACCTTTTCTCCCGGCGTTAACGCTAATCGATATGGCTTGTTGCATCGGAGCACCCCTCGCTTTGAACATAGATTCAGTCTTGTCTCCGTTTGGTGCAACCATTTTATTCCTCGTCATCATGTTTCATCTCTTGGCTTTCGTTGCTGGTTACTTTTTCACTGGTTTCTTCTTCAACAAGGCACCTGATGTAAAAGCCCTACAAAGAACATTATCCTATGAAACAGGAATGCAAAGTAGTCTTCTCGCTCTGGCCCTTGCCACAAAGTTCTTTCAAGATCCTCTCGTTGGAGTGCCTCCAGCAATCTCC ACGGTGGTTATGTCTCTGATGGGTGTCTCGCTTGTTACAATATGGAAAAACCGAAAGGAGTAG